A stretch of Solea senegalensis isolate Sse05_10M linkage group LG10, IFAPA_SoseM_1, whole genome shotgun sequence DNA encodes these proteins:
- the LOC122775383 gene encoding F-box/LRR-repeat protein 14-like, which produces MFETETHISCLFPEILAIIFSYLDVKDKGRVAQVCAAWRDASYHKSVWRGVEAKLHLRRANPSLFPSLQTRGIKKVQILSLRRSLSYVIQGMPHIESLNLCGCFNLTDNGLGHAFVQDIPSLRVLNLSLCKQITDSSLGRIAQYLKNLEVLELGGCSNITNTGLLLIAWGLHRLKSLNLRSCRHVSDVGIGHLSGMTRSAAEGCLSLEKLTLQDCQKLTDLSLKHVAKGLNKLKVLNLSFCGGISDAGMIHLSHMTHLCSLNLRSCDNISDTGIMHLAMGSLRLSGLDVSFCDKIGDQSLAYIAQGLYQLKSLSLCSCHISDDGINRMVRQMHQLKTLNIGQCVRITDKGLELIADHLTQLTGIDLYGCTKITKRGLERITQLPCLKVLNLGLWQMTESERMR; this is translated from the coding sequence ATGTTTGAGACGGAGACACATATATCGTGCCTTTTCCCTGAGATCCTGGCCATTATTTTCAGTTATCTTGATGTGAAAGACAAAGGAAGAGTAGCCCAAGTGTGCGCGGCCTGGAGGGACGCGTCCTACCACAAGTCTGTGTGGAGGGGGGTGGAAGCCAAGCTCCATCTGCGGAGAGCAAACCCGTCTCTGTTCCCCAGTCTGCAGACCAGAGGCATCAAGAAGGTTCAGATCCTCAGCCTCAGGCGAAGTCTGAGCTACGTGATTCAGGGGATGCCGCACATCGAAAGCCTTAACCTGTGTGGCTGTTTCAACCTCACAGACAACGGACTCGGACATGCCTTTGTGCAGGACATCCCATCGCTGCGGGTGCTGAATCTCAGCCTGTGTAAACAGATCACAGACTCCAGTCTGGGCAGGATTGCACAGTACCTGAAAAACCTGGAGGTGCTTGAACTCGGAGGCTGCAGCAACATCACTAACACGGGCCTGTTGCTCATCGCCTGGGGCTTACACCGACTCAAGAGCCTGAACCTGCGCAGCTGCAGGCATGTGTCTGATGTGGGCATCGGGCACTTGTCCGGCATGACCCGCAGTGCTGCGGAGGGCTGCCTGTCTCTGGAGAAGCTGACTCTGCAGGACTGTCAGAAGCTGACGGATCTGTCCCTCAAACATGTCGCAAAGGGCCTAAACAAACTCAAAGTGTTGAACCTTAGCTTCTGTGGAGGGATATCGGACGCTGGGATGATCCACCTGTCACACATGACCCACCTGTGCAGCCTGAACCTGCGCTCCTGTGACAACATCAGTGACACTGGGATCATGCACCTGGCCATGGGCTCCCTGCGACTGTCTGGACTCGATGTCTCCTTCTGTGATAAGATCGGGGACCAGAGCTTGGCTTACATTGCTCAGGGCCTGTATCAGCTCAAGTCCTTGTCTCTCTGTTCCTGCCACATAAGTGATGATGGCATCAACAGGATGGTGCGCCAGATGCACCAGCTCAAAACTCTCAACATTGGACAGTGTGTGAGAATCACAGACAAAGGGTTGGAGTTGATAGCTGACCACCTGACGCAGCTGACAGGGATCGATCTGTACGGTTGTACTAAGATCACAAAGAGGGGTCTGGAGAGGATAACACAGCTCCCGTGCCTTAAAGTGTTGAACCTGGGACTGTGGCAGATGACTGAAAGTGAGAGAATGAGGTGA